One Hippoglossus hippoglossus isolate fHipHip1 chromosome 5, fHipHip1.pri, whole genome shotgun sequence genomic window carries:
- the LOC117761556 gene encoding calmodulin-binding transcription activator 1-like isoform X3, whose amino-acid sequence MAAENKPEGLKKIRNPERMVRIAVGYTGHTPPKSDDTDANNEPGQLKIYLPKKLLECLPKCSSLPKERHRWNTNEEIAAYLITFEKHDEWLTTSPKTRPQNGSMILYNRKKVKYRKDGYCWKKRKDGKTTREDHMKLKVQGVECLYGCYVHSSIIPTFHRRCYWLLQNPDIVLVHYLNVPAVDDSGKPCGPVLCSINTDRKEWAKWSKEELIGQLKPMCAGSSLHQKCSSVKQRIISSKQESGAAAGGGSAVGTGVAAGQRAEEADGTEVQNSDVSEGQTEPSPGGGRGRVGGGERRNGRITKPSLLPQSSMEVSSSTSNNQVEVPDTTQSSPLSITSDMADSPALSIGAGLSQSTAVFMSEVTTLTGDSVYSAGHTHLLASAHESTTAGILLAVAPENQRFASFPGGVGLGEGGELVLSSSLDSGGAVSIPENTMTFDPDCFLNNPKQGQTYGGGGGKTEGCNGDDGGLHCSPNTFLYNPALVNNIKTEPVPLEQPLATQSSYVGEGTGLSPSTTLEQMDFSAVMSTACVTSLNQTIHHPSPSLFLQASPQTSQPSQLQTNGTEGTQDSGEAQPYIGLPTVPTDSPVTNRDPHTHLHQASPDQQGLCGRNGQGAAVGPFPLTTQDTTVDQSGSRGHREMGGLDKTSENGGELLLKPGDPHEAYTSVDTEHYLQPTDDNGGGEEGGGGGGENEILCNGVSLPGASSSVGASPESIAAGPSIEGALYSSPLPQQGGGVSAAAAGAGSAISLEGFEASFGSQFSDLINDFISVEGSGGGVGAAVTGVLMPQEGAAGEEHGTAAGHLQGSEVEQGALGLLQETGRLFGVTDYSPEWSYPEGGVKVLITGPWLESGSEYSCLFDHISVPAALIQPGVLRCYCPAHDTGLVMLQVAMGGEVISSSVVFEYKARDLPALPSSQHDWLSLDDTQFRMSILERLEQMEQRMAEISNQNPNSETMATKGGGVEGGGATDQQSQIPPDQGSFEGRVVVVCEKMMSQSCWASSNQLIHSKNSRGMTLLHLAAAQGYAGLIQTLIRWRTKHADSIDLELEVDPLNVDHFSCTPLMWACALGHTEAALVLYQWDPRALSIPDSLGRLPLNIARSRGHTRLAELLEQLQQTPQAQGQPGDTWMDRWRGESRTGGISNSPTPNSNSELRRTRTESQPDNQNQSWSQTGHRAPQATQGDKGGPPPAKRLKPSPDTQQQLANSTPSTNTLNSLLNTFPSPNARCSLVPNTLSPQTQPSNLSCQNTPPPASSSPSRPQLPNTPFSHLQARIGGSGGGTRWSLRQTLGQCSLARRILGKERLAIHLRQRVLSDRGEETELLTYQDNTEDLQMDITMLADHIMEASAGRLKQEAVETDSGKGGISSDVRLLSGYLSEVERFLNSKPQTPNPKPKSLSGPEDQQSPQAKQAPPSPFDWSSFLCAAMKEERLKNDSPCLAMTEAEQGELYETIRHALHALRKHKGPIQEQRKEIAAVIQRCYKRYKQYALYKRMTLAAILIQSRFRSFHEQRKFQQSRRAAVLIQQYYRSYRHSLSSLLTKKQNQAARKILRFLLRCRHSPLMDHRPLKRGQRAEKGQGS is encoded by the exons GAGATTGCTGCATATCTCATCACTTTTGAGAAACATGATGAGTGGCTGACGACATCGCCAAAAACCAG GCCTCAAAATGGCTCTATGATTCTCTACAACCGCAAGAAGGTGAAGTACAGGAAAGATGGCTACTgctggaagaagaggaaagacgGGAAGACCACCCGAGAGGATCACATGAAGCTCAAAGTGCAGGGAGTCGAG TGTCTGTATGGCTGCTACGTCCACTCCTCCATCATCCCCACCTTCCATCGTAGATGCTATTGGCTGCTGCAG AACCCAGACATTGTGCTGGTGCACTACTTGAATGTACCGGCAGTGGACGATAGCGGGAAGCCATGCGGCCCCGTCCTCTGCTCTATcaacacagacaggaaggagTGGGCCAAGTGGAGCAAGGAGGAGCTCATTGGACAACTCAAACCCATGT GTGCTGGAAGCAGCCTGCATCAGAAATGTTCCAGCGTCAAGCAGCGCATCATCTCATCCAAGCAGGAGTCCGGGGCAGCAGCAGGGGGTGGATCTGCGGTGGGTACTGGTGTAGCGGCAGGCCAGAGAGCCGAGGAAGCAGATGGCACGGAGGTCCAGAACAGCGATGTGTCAGAAGGCCAGACAGAGCCCAGTCCTGGGGGGGGCAGGGGCAGAGTGggcggaggagagaggaggaatggCAGGATAACCAAACCCTCCTTACTTCCACAGAGCAGCATGGAGGTGTCCTCTTCCACTTCCAACAACCAGGTGGAGGTCCCTGACACCACCCAGAGCTCCCCACTGTCAATCACTAGCGACATGGCCGACAGTCCTGCCCTCTCCATTGGCGCTGGTCTGTCACAGAGCACCGCTGTGTTCATGTCGGAGGTCACCACACTGACTGGGGATTCAGTTTACTCTGCTGGTCACACCCACCTGCTGGCATCTGCCCACGAGAGTACCACCGCTGGCATCCTGTTGGCTGTGGCCCCCGAAAACCAGAGGTTTGCATCGTTTCCTGGTGGGGTGGGCttaggggagggaggggagttGGTTCTGTCCAGCTCTCTAGACTCTGGCGGCGCAGTTAGCATCCCTGAAaacaccatgacctttgaccccgacTGCTTCCTCAACAATCCCAAGCAGGGCCAGACGtatggtggaggtggagggaagaCAGAGGGGTGTAATGGTGATGATGGAGGACTCCACTGTTCCCCTAACACCTTCCTCTACAACCCAGCCCTTGTCAACAACATCAAGACGGAACCGGTGCCCCTGGAGCAGCCGCTGGCCACGCAGAGTAGCTATGTAGGAGAGGGAACCGGCCTCAGCCCCAGCACCACCCTGGAGCAAATGGACTTCAGTGCTGTCATGTCAACCGCCTGTGTCACAAGTCTTAACCAGACTATACACCACCCTTCCCCAAGCCTCTTCCTCCAGGCCTCCCCCCAGACAAGCCAGCCCTCTCAGCTGCAGACCAATGGTACAGAGGGAACCCAGGACTCGGGTGAGGCCCAACCTTACATAGGTCTGCCCACAGTGCCAACAGACTCTCCGGTCACCAATAGAGATCCGCACACACATCTCCACCAAGCCAGCCCAGACCAGCAGGGCCTGTGTGGAAGGAACGGCCAAGGAGCAGCAGTGGGCCCGTTTCCCCTGACAACACAGGACACTACCGTCGACCAGTCAGGCAGCAGGGGACATCGGGAGATGGGGGGCTTAGACAAAACTTCTGAGAATGGAGGAGAGTTACTGCTCAAGCCTGGGGATCCTCACGAGGCCTACACAAGCGTGGACACAGAGCACTACCTGCAACCCACAGATGACaatggagggggagaggagggcggaggagggggaggggaaaACGAGATTCTCTGTAATGGTGTAAGTTTGCCAGGGGCCAGCAGTTCAGTTGGGGCCAGTCCTGAGTCGATAGCTGCAGGTCCAAGCATCGAGGGGGCGCTCTACagttctcctcttcctcagcaaGGTGGGGGCGTGTCGGCCGCAGCAGCTGGGGCAGGATCAGCCATCAGTCTGGAAGGTTTTGAGGCTTCATTTGGAAGCCAGTTCTCTGATCTCATCAATGATTTCATCTCAGTCGAGGGGTCTGGGGGCGGGGTGGGGGCAGCGGTCACTGGGGTTCTGATGCCCCAGGAGGGggcagcaggagaggagcaTGGCACAGCAGCGGGCCACCTGCAGGGCTCGGAGGTGGAGCAGGGAGCTCTGGGACTGCTCCAGGAGACTGGGAGGCTGTTTGGTGTGACAGATTACTCCCCAGAGTGGTCGTATCCAGAG GGCGGAGTGAAGGTGCTGATCACAGGTCCATGGTTGGAGTCGGGCAGTGAGTACAGCTGTCTCTTTGACCACATCAGTGTCCCAGCTGCCCTCATCCAGCCCGGGGTGCTGCGCTGCTACTGCCCAG CCCATGACACTGGCTTGGTGATGCTACAGGTAGCTATGGGTGGTGAAgtcatctcttcctctgtggtttttGAATACAAGGCGCGTGATCTTCCTGCCCTGCCATCTTCTCAGCACGACTGGCTGTCCCTGGATG ATACCCAGTTCAGGATGTCCATCTTGGAGCGTCTGGAGCAGATGGAACAGAGGATGGCTGAGATATCCAATCAGAACCCAAACTCagaaaccatggcaaccaagggcggaggagtggagggaggaggagccacTGATCAGCAGTCTCAA ATTCCTCCTGATCAGGGTTCATTCGAGGGTCGCGTGGTGGTGGTTTGTGAGAAGATGATGTCTCAGTCGTGCTGGGCTTCTTCCAATCAGCTCATCCACAGTAAGAACTCCAGAGGAATGACCTTACTGCATCTGGCTGCAGCTCAGGGCTATGCAGGGCTCATTCAGACACTCATTCGCTGGCG CACAAAGCATGCGGACAGTATTGACCTCGAGCTGGAGGTGGATCCTCTTAACGTAGACCACTTTTCCTGCACTCCACTG ATGTGGGCTTGTGCTCTGGGCCATACTGAGGCAGCACTGGTGCTTTACCAGTGGGATCCGAGAGCTCTTTCTATTCCTGATTCACTGGGTCGCTTGCCTCTCAACATTGCTCGATCTAGGGGCCACACTCGATTGGCTGAGCTATTGGAACAGCTGCAACAGACCCCTCAAGCTCAGGGCCAGCCAGGTGACACTTGGATGgacaggtggagaggagagtcaCGGACAGGCGGAATAAGTAACAGCCCAACTCCAAACTCAAACTCAG AGCTGAGGAGAACCAGGACAGAGAGCCAGCCAGACAACCAGAACCAGAGCTGGAGCCAAACAGGACACAGAGCCCCACAGGCAACCCAGGGAGATAAGGGAGGTCCACCCCCAGCCAAGAGACTCAAACCCAGTCCAGACACCCAGCAACAGTTAGCTAACTCAACCCCCAGCACCAACACCCTCAACTCCCTCCTCAACACCTTCCCGAGTCCTAATGCTCGGTGTTCTCTCGTCCCCAACACCCTCTCCCCACAAACTCAACCCTCCAACCTCAGCTGTCAGAACACACCTCCCCCTGCCAGCTCCAGCCCTAGCCGGCCTCAGCTCCCCAACACCCCGTTCTCCCACCTGCAGGCCAGGATAGGGGGGTCCGGAGGGGGCACCAGGTGGAGTCTGAGACAGACTCTGGGGCAATGTAGCCTAGCCAGGAGAATTTTAGGAAAAGAGCGACTGGCCATTCACCTGCGCCAAAGAGTGCTGTCTGAcaggggagaggagacagagctgctgaCCTATCAGGATAACACTGAGGACTTGCAG atggACATTACAATGCTAGCTGATCACATCATGGAGGCTTCAGCTGGTAGGCTCAAACAGGAGGCTGTGGAAACAGACTCCGGGAAGGGGGGGATCAGCAGCGATGTCAGGTTACTGTCTGGTTACCTCAGTGAGGTGGAGAG gTTCCTGAACTCCAAGCCCCAGACCCCTAACCCCAAACCAAAATCTCTCTCAGGGCCGGAGGATCAGCAGAGTCCTCAGGCTAAGCAAGCCCCACCCTCCCCCTTCGACTGGAGCTCCTTCCTCTGTGCAGCTATGAAAGAGGAGAGGTTGAAAAATGACTCCCCCTGTCTAGCCATGACTGAAGCAGAGCAGGGAGAGCTGTATGAGACCATCAGGCATGCCCTTCACGCCCTCAGAAAACACAAG GGTCCCATTCAGGAACAACGCAAAGAGATTGCAGCAGTGATTCAACGTTGCTATAAGCGATACAAGCAG TATGCACTTTATAAGAGGATGACCCTGGCAGCCATCCTGATCCAGAGTCGTTTCCGGAGTTTCCATGAGCAGAGGAAGTTCCAGCAGAGTCGTCGAGCAGCGGTCCTCATCCAGCAATACTACCGTTCCTACAGACACTCCCTCAg CAGCCTCCTAACTAAAAAACAGAACCAGGCTGCTCGCAAGATCCTGAGGTTCCTGCTCCGATGCCGCCACAG CCCCTTGATGGACCATAGGCCTCTGAAACGG gGCCAGAGAGCAGAGAAAGGCCAGGGGTCCTGA